Proteins from a single region of Hermetia illucens chromosome 3, iHerIll2.2.curated.20191125, whole genome shotgun sequence:
- the LOC119651096 gene encoding uncharacterized protein LOC119651096 produces MNIPTILHSAWRHSTIILNCTTSLKVRPDAMAYQPMCKSYVKLNDLLPADFFVIRPAVSAEVPVPHIRKSWETVYILEKGSINTSKTSSMRNRLVFNREPAILTTQPTFVSFAMWGVKVTS; encoded by the exons ATGAATATCCCGACCATCTTGCACAGCGCCTGGCGGCATTCGACCATCATTCTCAATTGTACAACATCCCTTAAGGTCCGACCGGATGCTATGGCATACCAACCAATGTGCAAAAGCTATGTAAAGCTGAACGATCTTcttcctgcggatttttttGTGATAcgacctgcagtttctgcagaggtACCAGTTCCACACATACGTAAATCGTGGGAAACAGTTTATATATTGGAGAAGGGCAGTATTAATACCTCGAAAACTTCATCGATGAGGAATAGGTTGGTTTTCAATCGGGAGCCTGCTATATTGACCACACAACCAACCTTCGTCTCATTTGCAATGTGGGGAGTTAAG GTGACGTCCTGA